From Alteromonas sp. BL110:
CGCTCAGTACACTAATGCATCTGTACTGCGTATTTCTGCTGTTACCTCAGGGGTTAAAGATATCAGAGCAGCCATGGATACGGCTGAAGAAAACGCCCGCTATAATCAGCGAACCTTATTGTTTGTTGACGAAGTACACAGGTTCAACAAGAGTCAGCAAGATGCGTTCTTGCCATTTGTTGAATCGGGTGTGGTCACCTTTATTGGCGCAACGACAGAGAACCCGTCGTTTGAATTAAACAAAGCGCTGTTATCTCGAGTTCGCGTTTACGTGCTAAAAACACTTGAACAACACGCGCTATCTGAACTAGTCGATAGAGCGCTGAGTGATAGTGAAAAAGGCTTGGGCGATAAAGCCCTTGGTATTGAAGAGACAGCAAGAAACGCCCTTATAGATTTAAGCGGTGGCGACGCCAGGCGCCTTCTTACCTATTTAGAACTGGCCGCCGACTTCACAAGTGCTAACAATATCACCGTTAGCGATGTTGAGCATGCAGTGGGCGAGAAAGTTGCCAGCTACGACAATAAGGGCGATACCTTCTACGACCTCATTTCAGCGTTTCACAAATCTGTAAGGGGTTCAGATCCCGACGCGGCACTTTATTGGTATGCAAGAATTTTGGATGGCGGCGGTGATGCACTTTACGTGGGGAGGCGATTACTGGCTATCGCGTCTGAAGATATTGGTAACGCCGATCCCAGGGCTATGCAGCTATGTATAAACGCATGGGACACCTTTCATCGCGTAGGTCCTGCAGAGGGCGAGCGTGCCATTGCACAAGCTGCCGTTTACTGTGCCTTAGCTGCAAAAAGTAATGCGGTTTACATGGCGTTTAATGAAGCGAAAGCGTTAGCGCGAAAGACCTCTGATGCACCGGTTCCCATGCATTTGCGCAATGCGCCTACATCGCTTATGAAAGAATTGGGTCATGGTGACGGTTATCGCTACGCACACAACGAGCCGAATGCCTTCGCTGCAGGCGAAACATACTTACCAGAAAACCTTGTAGGTACTCGCTTATACAAGCCCAATGAGCGCGGTTTAGAAAAAGCGCTTAAAGCCAAACGGGAATTCCTCGACTCGCTTAATGCGAGAAGCAATAATAAAAGGTAAAGTTGTACATATGTACCTTTACTAATCCAAAGACTATGGATTAGTTCATAAAAAGAACGCGCTAGGGAGTTTTACGTGCCTCAAGGGTTAGCTTTGTATTGTTTTATTGCCGCAGGCGGGGCGACTGGCGCCTGTTTACGCTATTTTGTTACCACAAGTGTTGATTCCTTATTTGGAAAACACATGCCGTTTGGTACACTAACGGTGAATGTGGTTGGGTCGTTTGCACTCGCGTTACTGTACGGCATTATTGAACGTCACGATTTAAGCGACTCTCCTTACCGTGCGCTTATCGGTGTGGGCCTATTAGGTGCCTTTACTACATTCTCAACATTTTCTGTTGAAACCTTAACTTTATTAGAAAACGGGTTGTGGCTCAAAGCCATAGCGAATGTATTTCTTAACGTTGGCGCTTGCCTAATAGCAGGTTGGCTAGCCATTCAATTAATGAAAGGATAATTAGAAACACATGTTAGATCCAAAGTGTTTGCGAAGCGATATAGAACAAACAGCTAAGCGATTAGCTGCCCGTGGTTTTAACCTCGATGTAGCAGCTTTCAGTTCGCTTGAAGAAAAAAGAAAAACACTTCAGTCCAGAACACAGGATCTGCAAAACGAGCGTAACGTACGAAGTAAATCCATTGGTAAAGCAAAAGCGCAGGGCGAAGATATCGCACCGCTTTTAGCTGAAGTGGGTAAACTGGGTGACGAGCTTGATGCCGCTAAAGCGGAGCTTAGCGAACTGTTAGAAGAAATAAATACCCTTACACAAGGCATTCCTAACTTGCCGGATGAGTCTGTACCAGAAGGTAAGGATGAAGACGACAACGTGGAAATTTCCCGTTGGGGTGAGCCTCGTACGTTTGATTTTGAAGTAAAAGATCACGTAGATGTTGCGGAAGGCTTAAACAATGGTCTTGATTTCGCAACGGCAAGTAAGCTTACAGGCAGTCGCTTCGTAGTTATGCGCGGTGACATGGCTCGCCTAAATCGTGCCATAGCTCAGTTCATGCTTGATACTCATACCCAAGAACACGGCTATCAAGAGATGTACGTGCCTTATTTGGTTAATGCTGACAGCTTGTACGGCACAGGCCAATTGCCCAAATTTGGTGAAGATTTATTTCATACGAAGCCTGCAACCGAAGAGGGGCAGGGGCTAAGCCTTATTCCAACGGCAGAAGTACCGCTAACGAATATCGCCCGCGATGAAATCTTAGATGCGAAAACGCTGCCTGTGAAAATGACGGCACATACGCCTTGCTTCCGTTCAGAAGCCGGTTCTTATGGCCGTGATACCCGTGGTCTAATTCGTCAGCATCAGTTCGACAAAGTCGAGCTAGTGCAACTAGTTAAGCCAGAAGATAGCTTTAACGCACTAGAAGCACTTACAGGACATGCTGAAGTTATTCTGCAAAAGCTAGAGTTGCCGTACCGTAAAGTGCTGCTATGTACGGGTGACATGGGCTTTGGTGCATGTAAAACCTACGATCTTGAAGTATGGCTACCTGCACAGAACACTTACCGTGAAATTTCTTCATGTTCAAACATGCTGGATTTCCAAGCACGACGTATGCAGGCTAGGTTCCGTAACCCAGAAACGAATAAAACTGAACTGCTTCATACATTGAACGGTTCTGGTTTGGCGGTAGGGCGCACCCTTGTAGCTATTCTGGAGAATAACCAGCAAGCAGACGGAAGCGTAACCATTCCAAAGGCGCTCGTGCCTTACATGGCAGGCCAAGAAGTGATTAAGGCGTAAAACAGTAATTTAGATAGATAATCGACATTATTTGATCCAAAAATAAACTTCTAAGCCAATTAAAGCAAAATCCGATATCCTAATAAGGTGTCGGATTTTTTTCGCTCTAACGTGTCTAGAATTTAATACTTTAATCACAAGTATCCTCTAAACAAGTGAAAAAAAGTGAAGAGATATTATAAAATACGCATGTAATCAAAGTTTTACGAACAAAGAACAAAAGATATAACTTGTTTCAAATTGTAAATAAACTCACACATTTGGTAAAAAACTTATAATTTTCATACGTTAGTGTCGACACTGGCATTTCTTTACAAATCTTACACTTTTGGCTAATGTTTGGTTTGCGTAACAAGAATGAAATATAAAATCTAGTTGCGCGCATAAAAATCGATTGATAAATCAACAATGACGGTTGGGGATAAGGGAAATGTCCTTCTTGGAATTTCCGTTTCCTCAACAAAATTCCAGGGAAAACACATGTTTAAAAAAAACCTCATTACCACTACGTTGAGAAATGCGGCGTTAGTAGGTCTTGTTGGGTCACTTGCCTACCCAGTTATGTCACAAGAGATGGCTGTAGACGAAGAGACAGTTGAAAAAATCAAAGTAACAGGCTCGCGCATTAAGCGAGCAGAGCTTTCAACGCCGGCACCGATCGTTTCAGTAAGTGCAGAGGAAATAAAGCGCTTCGGTACTCCCGACTTAGGTAGTATTCTTGCCGAGCTTCCTGCAATTGCTGCAGGCTCAACCCTAATTGGTAACAACAACAGTAATGCCAATGCTGGGCTTAGCTCACCAGATTTACGCTCTCTTGGCGAAAACAGAACCTTAACACTAGTAAATGGCAAACGTCACGTGGCGGGTTCACCATTTTCAAATGCGGTAGATACGGGCTCAATTCCTGCTGCTATGATCGAACGAATTGAAGTCATTACCGGCGGTGCGTCGGCTATTTATGGTTCTGATGCGGTATCAGGTGTTATTAACGTAATTCTTCGAGACGATTACGAGGGCTTAGAGTTTAGGTTTGATGGTACTACTGACCTTGAAGGTGTTGGTAACAGAACTAACAACTTTAGTGCGCTTTACGGTCACACTACCGACGACGGTAAAGGTAACATTACCTTCTTTGCTGAAAAGAACAACATCAACCAAGTTATGGAGCCTGACCTTCAGCAAGCAGCAGCGTGGGGAACTATAGTAAACCCACTAGACACTGGTGAAGACGATGGTATCGCAGATAGACTTCGCGTTCCATTTGTTGGTTCAGAGATGATCAACGAGTTTGGCATTATCAACCCATTTGGTGGTGGTCCTAGAATTACGTTTATGCCAAACGGCACACCTATGGACCAAGTCTCTCGTTTAGAAACGAACAGCTTTGCGTTTGGTAGTTTTGACCAGCGTTATGATACGGTTTTCTTCGGTGAAGACTATGTTAACTACGTTCCTGATCAAGAAACAGTTACGTTAGCCAGTACGTTCCGCTATGACATTACAGACAACGTACGTTTCTATGGTGACGTTAAACATGTAGATAAGAAGATTGAGCAGCAGTTTCAACCATCTTTCCGCTTTGGCGGTATTTTCGTCGATGTTGAAGACAATGCATTTTTAGACGACTCTACGCGATCTCGCCTTCTTGATGGTGGTCAATCCGTGGTAGAAATGTCGCGCTTTTTCACTGATATAGGTAACCGAACAGCGTCTAACGATCGTGAACTGTTTCGCTTTATTGGCGGTTTCGAAGGGTATTTCTCGCTAAGCGATACTGAGTTTGACTACGACGTTTATTACACGCGAGGCGAAGTGTCTAACGTGCGTCGTACCTTAAACGACTTAATTCCTTCAAACTTCCTAGCTGCCTTGGATTCTGTAATCGATCCTGAGACAGGGCAAGCTGCATGTCGTAGTCAGGTCCCTGCACTTCAAGGCGATGACTATGAAGATCCAGCTTTAGTTAATCCAGAGAACTGTGCACCGTTCAACCCATTTGGTTTCGGTCAAGCAAGCGCAGCTTCTGCAGACTTCATCGCCGGTGATGTACAGCGCGAAGATGAAATCACTCAAGAAATGATTGGTGGAACACTGGCATTTGATTCTGCTGAGTGGTTTGAGCTTCCAGGTGGTCCGCTAGGTATCGCGTTCGGCTATGAATATCGTGAAGAAGATGTTGAAACAACTACCGATGAATTAACGCAACAAGGCGTATTTACCAGCGCTGCCACTCCTGATTCTTTTGGTGGCTATGATGTTAGTGAGTTCTTCATTGAGCTTCGCTTACCTTTACTTAGTGATGTTATGTTGGCCAAGGAACTGTCGGTCGACGCGGCGTATCGCACAGCTGACTATTCACACGCAGGTAGTGCAGATGCTTGGCAAGTAGGCTTTATGTGGGCACCAATTGAAGATGTACGTATTCGCGGTACAGTAGGTGAAGCTGTCCGTGCACCTAACGTGGATGAGGCATTTTCTCCGCAATCGCCAGGTTTCGCAAATATTAACGACCCGTGTGACGCCGACAATATTAATGATGATCCAGACCGCGCTGCGAACTGTTTAGCACTGGGTATTCCTGCTGGCTTTGAAGCAAACGACAACGTAAGTATTGAAACACTATCTGGCGGTAACCCTGACTTGTTTTCTGAAAGCAGTGAATCGAAAACCGTTGGTGTAGTTTGGACGCCGGAGTTTTTAGAAAACTTCTCTGTTACCCTTGATTTCTACGACATTGAAATTGAAGATGCAATCACAGAAGTTGATGCACAGGATATCCTAGATAACTGTGTTGATGCCACGGGTGGCCCTGACGCGGGTTTCTGCTCGCAGATTGACCGTGACGAGAACAACGATGTGGAAGTTGTACGTTCAGGCTTTATCAATGCGTCTGCACTTAAAACGTCAGGTGTAGAATTCCAAATCCGCTATACGACCGAACTTGGTGATTTAGGTCTACCGGGTGAGCTACGCTTAAACCTTCAAGGTAACAAAGTTAATGAACTTGAAGAGTACGCGTTCCAAGACCGTCCAGATGAAATTAACGTAGAAGTGGGTGAGGTAGGAGACCCAGAGTATCAATTGAGAACGATTGTTGACTATCGTCTGGATGAGTGGAACTTCAACTACACAAGTCGTTTTATTGACCGTTCTGCATTATTTGATGTTTCACCTGGCGGAGATACTCCTGAAGACACTTCACCAGCCTTTGTTGGAAGTATTTGGACTCACGACTTCAGCATTGAATATACCTACAACGAAAATGTTGACGTATATGTGGGCCTGAGAAACGCCTTCAATAAGGTACCACCTGGCTACACGTTCAATCCACTGTATGACCTTTTAGGTCGCAGATTGAATGCTGGTATTACTGTTCGCTTCGAATAAATACTGCTAAAAACTATGAGCCATCACTGTAATGTGGTGGCTCTTTTTATTTTACTTCTCTAAATATTTCTGTACTTTAAAGACAAACCAGACTTTCAATAGTGTTCTTTATGTGTGGATTTATACAACGTGTTACTGACTCTCCAGACGTTATAGCGCTTCTTGAAGAAGTAGGTCTCACACAAACCATTCCGCTTTTCGTCAACGAATCTTCTACAAGCAATGTCATCAACTTTTATCCTGCATTTGGAAAAGTGCCTGAACGACAAATTACCAATTTAATTGTTTCTTGTGATAGCACCATAGATGCTACATGGTGGTTTGATGCTAAGCCCGTAGGCAACACGTTAGAGGTTGGCAATAGAACAACATTTAACGCCCGTAATCTAGAAAGCCCTTATTGGGGAAAGTTTATTCGAGAAAGGCGGGCTATAGTCGTAGCAACGGCTGTAGGGGAGTCTAATCCGATTGGGGAAGGAAAAGCACATTATTTAATGAAGCCCACTAGCGGAGCATTGCTTATTGGCGCGGTATATCGGCGGTTTAGTAATGGGCTATTTTCCTGTGCAGTAGTAACACGCCCGCCTATAGATGGCTTTAGTCAGTATCATGAAAAATCCATTCCCTGCTTTCTTCCTCATGACAGTCACGCTATTAATGCGTGGTTAACCGTTGACAAAGAAGGGGCATTGGATAATGAGGTAGAGTATATTTTGAATAACCCTCGTATTTATACCGACCTTGAAGTCACGCGAGTAAAAACGTTTAAGAGTGCCGAGGCAATCGGTGAAGTTAATATGTTAAAGGCTGACGAAAACTTTTGAATTAAACTCGTATGCGAACAAAATAAAGGCGGCTTTAACAGCAGCCGCCTGTGATAAGCTATGTTCTAAATAACGTTTTATTTAAGGTAGGAAAGTAAGGTTTCCTCGTCCGCACCTAAAACGTTCTTTTTGACTTCTTTATCGACAACATCCGTACATTGAGATGACATTCCGTTTCTTAATTTGCCAAGAAATCCTGGCCCGCTAATAATATCAATTGAGCCTAGTGCCCCCCGTTTACGCTCACCATCTAGCCAGTCGGCAATGTCACTGGCAAATCGTTCATCTTCAAGTTCTGCGGCATCTTTTCTGTTCATGCTATCAACGCCCGGTACCTGCGAAGCGGGAGCCGATTGTCTGCCGGGTTTATCTGTATAAATGTCTTGGTCACTCGCGCCACTAAACTCATTGTGCCATTTCTTTACTTCAACAAGTGCACTTCCGTGGTTGGTATAGGTGTAAGCTGTGGCGTCTTCGTGGTTAGCCACAATTACGTAGTGTTTTTGAACTGTCATACAGCCTCCTAT
This genomic window contains:
- a CDS encoding SOS response-associated peptidase family protein, with product MCGFIQRVTDSPDVIALLEEVGLTQTIPLFVNESSTSNVINFYPAFGKVPERQITNLIVSCDSTIDATWWFDAKPVGNTLEVGNRTTFNARNLESPYWGKFIRERRAIVVATAVGESNPIGEGKAHYLMKPTSGALLIGAVYRRFSNGLFSCAVVTRPPIDGFSQYHEKSIPCFLPHDSHAINAWLTVDKEGALDNEVEYILNNPRIYTDLEVTRVKTFKSAEAIGEVNMLKADENF
- the crcB gene encoding fluoride efflux transporter CrcB, which produces MPQGLALYCFIAAGGATGACLRYFVTTSVDSLFGKHMPFGTLTVNVVGSFALALLYGIIERHDLSDSPYRALIGVGLLGAFTTFSTFSVETLTLLENGLWLKAIANVFLNVGACLIAGWLAIQLMKG
- the serS gene encoding serine--tRNA ligase — its product is MLDPKCLRSDIEQTAKRLAARGFNLDVAAFSSLEEKRKTLQSRTQDLQNERNVRSKSIGKAKAQGEDIAPLLAEVGKLGDELDAAKAELSELLEEINTLTQGIPNLPDESVPEGKDEDDNVEISRWGEPRTFDFEVKDHVDVAEGLNNGLDFATASKLTGSRFVVMRGDMARLNRAIAQFMLDTHTQEHGYQEMYVPYLVNADSLYGTGQLPKFGEDLFHTKPATEEGQGLSLIPTAEVPLTNIARDEILDAKTLPVKMTAHTPCFRSEAGSYGRDTRGLIRQHQFDKVELVQLVKPEDSFNALEALTGHAEVILQKLELPYRKVLLCTGDMGFGACKTYDLEVWLPAQNTYREISSCSNMLDFQARRMQARFRNPETNKTELLHTLNGSGLAVGRTLVAILENNQQADGSVTIPKALVPYMAGQEVIKA
- a CDS encoding TonB-dependent receptor plug domain-containing protein; translated protein: MFKKNLITTTLRNAALVGLVGSLAYPVMSQEMAVDEETVEKIKVTGSRIKRAELSTPAPIVSVSAEEIKRFGTPDLGSILAELPAIAAGSTLIGNNNSNANAGLSSPDLRSLGENRTLTLVNGKRHVAGSPFSNAVDTGSIPAAMIERIEVITGGASAIYGSDAVSGVINVILRDDYEGLEFRFDGTTDLEGVGNRTNNFSALYGHTTDDGKGNITFFAEKNNINQVMEPDLQQAAAWGTIVNPLDTGEDDGIADRLRVPFVGSEMINEFGIINPFGGGPRITFMPNGTPMDQVSRLETNSFAFGSFDQRYDTVFFGEDYVNYVPDQETVTLASTFRYDITDNVRFYGDVKHVDKKIEQQFQPSFRFGGIFVDVEDNAFLDDSTRSRLLDGGQSVVEMSRFFTDIGNRTASNDRELFRFIGGFEGYFSLSDTEFDYDVYYTRGEVSNVRRTLNDLIPSNFLAALDSVIDPETGQAACRSQVPALQGDDYEDPALVNPENCAPFNPFGFGQASAASADFIAGDVQREDEITQEMIGGTLAFDSAEWFELPGGPLGIAFGYEYREEDVETTTDELTQQGVFTSAATPDSFGGYDVSEFFIELRLPLLSDVMLAKELSVDAAYRTADYSHAGSADAWQVGFMWAPIEDVRIRGTVGEAVRAPNVDEAFSPQSPGFANINDPCDADNINDDPDRAANCLALGIPAGFEANDNVSIETLSGGNPDLFSESSESKTVGVVWTPEFLENFSVTLDFYDIEIEDAITEVDAQDILDNCVDATGGPDAGFCSQIDRDENNDVEVVRSGFINASALKTSGVEFQIRYTTELGDLGLPGELRLNLQGNKVNELEEYAFQDRPDEINVEVGEVGDPEYQLRTIVDYRLDEWNFNYTSRFIDRSALFDVSPGGDTPEDTSPAFVGSIWTHDFSIEYTYNENVDVYVGLRNAFNKVPPGYTFNPLYDLLGRRLNAGITVRFE
- a CDS encoding replication-associated recombination protein A, which produces MTSVNQEFAPLAARMRPVTIEQYSGQEHLLGEGKPLRKMLEAGHCHSMILWGPPGTGKTTLAELIAQYTNASVLRISAVTSGVKDIRAAMDTAEENARYNQRTLLFVDEVHRFNKSQQDAFLPFVESGVVTFIGATTENPSFELNKALLSRVRVYVLKTLEQHALSELVDRALSDSEKGLGDKALGIEETARNALIDLSGGDARRLLTYLELAADFTSANNITVSDVEHAVGEKVASYDNKGDTFYDLISAFHKSVRGSDPDAALYWYARILDGGGDALYVGRRLLAIASEDIGNADPRAMQLCINAWDTFHRVGPAEGERAIAQAAVYCALAAKSNAVYMAFNEAKALARKTSDAPVPMHLRNAPTSLMKELGHGDGYRYAHNEPNAFAAGETYLPENLVGTRLYKPNERGLEKALKAKREFLDSLNARSNNKR
- a CDS encoding host attachment protein, whose amino-acid sequence is MTVQKHYVIVANHEDATAYTYTNHGSALVEVKKWHNEFSGASDQDIYTDKPGRQSAPASQVPGVDSMNRKDAAELEDERFASDIADWLDGERKRGALGSIDIISGPGFLGKLRNGMSSQCTDVVDKEVKKNVLGADEETLLSYLK